In Meiothermus sp. CFH 77666, the following are encoded in one genomic region:
- the rplV gene encoding 50S ribosomal protein L22: MSLRQQSEALKAETPHTYARATARYVRMSPQKVRLVVDLIRGKKLEEARAILKYTPHRASEIVAKVLESAAANGMNDDRKNMIEDQIFVKAAYVDEGPAIKRMLPRARGSANMIKKRTSHITIIVGEKNG; encoded by the coding sequence ATGTCGTTGCGCCAGCAAAGCGAGGCCCTCAAGGCCGAGACCCCCCATACCTACGCCCGGGCTACCGCCCGGTACGTGCGGATGTCGCCGCAAAAGGTGCGCCTGGTAGTAGACCTGATTCGGGGCAAGAAACTGGAGGAGGCCCGCGCCATCCTCAAGTACACCCCGCACCGTGCCTCGGAGATTGTGGCTAAGGTGCTCGAGTCGGCAGCTGCTAACGGCATGAACGATGACCGCAAGAATATGATCGAAGACCAGATCTTCGTCAAGGCAGCCTATGTGGACGAGGGCCCGGCCATCAAGCGGATGCTGCCAAGGGCCCGCGGCAGCGCTAACATGATCAAGAAGCGTACCAGCCATATCACCATCATCGTGGGGGAGAAAAATGGGTAA
- the rpsC gene encoding 30S ribosomal protein S3, producing the protein MGNKINPVGLRLGITREFESRWYAGKKSYAKLVQDDRLIRQTIEDELRPAGLARIDIERAADNIAITVYAAKPGVVIGRGGETIKRLRETLQNKFPGKTVALNVQEVGNPNLSAPLVAQRVAEQIERRFAVRRSIKQAVQRVRESGAQGAKIVVSGRIGGAEQARVEWAAEGRVPLHTLRANIDYGTARAETTYGSLGVKAYVFMGEVIGGKKIVPGAAPSARPAAPKRDREDSKPRRRSAVRKAGAGAKEGE; encoded by the coding sequence ATGGGTAATAAGATTAATCCCGTAGGCTTGCGCCTGGGCATTACCCGCGAGTTTGAGTCGCGCTGGTACGCAGGCAAGAAGTCTTATGCCAAGCTGGTTCAGGATGACCGCCTGATTCGCCAAACCATCGAGGACGAGCTGCGTCCGGCGGGCCTGGCCCGTATAGATATTGAACGCGCCGCCGACAACATCGCCATCACCGTGTATGCGGCCAAGCCCGGCGTGGTGATTGGGCGGGGTGGCGAAACCATCAAGCGCCTGCGCGAAACCTTGCAAAACAAGTTTCCCGGCAAAACCGTCGCCCTGAACGTTCAGGAAGTGGGCAATCCCAACCTATCCGCTCCTCTGGTTGCCCAGCGTGTGGCCGAACAGATCGAACGCCGTTTTGCTGTGCGCCGCAGCATCAAACAGGCTGTGCAGCGAGTGCGCGAATCCGGCGCCCAGGGGGCCAAAATTGTGGTCTCGGGGCGCATTGGCGGCGCTGAGCAGGCCCGTGTGGAGTGGGCCGCTGAGGGCCGGGTGCCCCTGCATACCCTGCGGGCCAACATTGACTATGGCACGGCTCGCGCCGAGACCACCTACGGTTCGCTGGGGGTCAAGGCCTATGTCTTCATGGGTGAGGTGATTGGCGGTAAGAAGATTGTGCCGGGTGCTGCGCCCTCAGCACGTCCGGCGGCTCCCAAGCGTGACCGCGAGGACAGCAAGCCCCGTCGCCGCTCGGCGGTACGCAAGGCCGGGGCTGGCGCCAAGGAAGGTGAGTAA
- the rplP gene encoding 50S ribosomal protein L16: MLMPKRMKYRKAHRGRMRGTAKGGDYVAFGEWGLVAMEPNWVTSQQIEAARVAMVRHFRRGGKIFIRIFPDKPYTKKPLEVRMGKGKGNVEGYVAVVKPGRVMFEVSGVTEEQAREALRLAGHKLPMQTKVVRRDAYDEAQ; the protein is encoded by the coding sequence ATGTTGATGCCCAAACGCATGAAATACCGCAAGGCCCACCGGGGCCGGATGCGGGGTACCGCCAAAGGGGGCGACTATGTGGCCTTTGGCGAGTGGGGCCTGGTAGCCATGGAGCCTAACTGGGTTACCAGCCAGCAAATCGAAGCAGCCCGCGTGGCGATGGTGCGCCACTTCCGCCGTGGGGGCAAGATTTTCATTCGCATCTTCCCCGACAAGCCCTATACCAAGAAGCCCCTGGAAGTCCGGATGGGTAAGGGAAAGGGGAATGTGGAGGGTTATGTGGCGGTGGTGAAGCCGGGCCGGGTGATGTTTGAAGTCTCCGGCGTAACCGAAGAACAGGCCCGGGAAGCCCTTCGTCTGGCCGGGCACAAACTGCCCATGCAAACCAAGGTGGTGAGACGCGATGCCTACGACGAAGCCCAGTGA
- the rpmC gene encoding 50S ribosomal protein L29: MPTTKPSELRKLPVSELQKRIQDTKKELMELRFQSSIGQLDKNHRVSQAKREIARMLTVLSEKARGVEAGEAEAKPAPVQKPRAKKA, translated from the coding sequence ATGCCTACGACGAAGCCCAGTGAGCTGCGCAAGCTGCCGGTGTCGGAGCTGCAAAAGCGAATACAGGACACCAAGAAAGAACTGATGGAGCTGCGCTTTCAATCCAGCATTGGGCAGCTAGACAAAAACCATCGGGTAAGTCAAGCCAAGCGCGAGATTGCCCGCATGCTAACTGTGCTGAGCGAGAAAGCCAGGGGGGTTGAAGCGGGCGAGGCCGAAGCCAAGCCTGCCCCGGTCCAGAAGCCCCGCGCCAAGAAAGCCTGA
- the rpsQ gene encoding 30S ribosomal protein S17 codes for MPKKVLTGVVVSDKAQKTVTVLVERQMQHPLYGKVIKQSKKYLAHDENDQYKLGDIVEIREATPISKKKKFVVVGRLEEGRMDLVERYLLRKERGKA; via the coding sequence ATGCCTAAAAAAGTTCTAACCGGCGTGGTGGTGAGCGACAAGGCGCAGAAGACCGTTACGGTACTGGTCGAGCGCCAGATGCAGCACCCGCTTTATGGCAAGGTCATCAAGCAATCCAAAAAGTACCTTGCCCACGACGAGAACGACCAGTACAAACTGGGCGATATTGTCGAGATCAGGGAAGCAACCCCCATCTCAAAAAAGAAGAAATTTGTAGTGGTGGGTCGCCTCGAGGAAGGTCGCATGGATCTGGTCGAGCGCTACCTGCTGCGCAAGGAGCGTGGTAAAGCGTGA
- the rplN gene encoding 50S ribosomal protein L14 yields MIQQETVLEVADNTGARKIACIRVMGGHYRKYASVGDVIVASVKEAIPRGMVKEGDVVKAVVVRTAKEIRRQDGSSIRFDTNAAVIINPQNEPRGTRVFGPVARELRERGFMKIVSLAPEVL; encoded by the coding sequence GTGATTCAGCAAGAAACCGTGCTGGAAGTCGCCGACAACACCGGCGCGCGCAAAATCGCCTGTATCCGGGTGATGGGCGGTCACTACCGCAAGTACGCCAGTGTCGGCGATGTGATTGTGGCCTCGGTCAAGGAAGCCATCCCCCGGGGTATGGTCAAGGAAGGGGATGTGGTCAAAGCCGTGGTGGTGCGGACGGCCAAGGAAATCCGTCGTCAGGACGGTTCTTCCATTCGTTTCGACACCAATGCCGCCGTCATCATCAACCCCCAGAACGAGCCCCGTGGAACCCGTGTGTTTGGCCCGGTGGCCCGTGAGCTGCGGGAGCGCGGCTTCATGAAGATTGTTTCGCTAGCACCCGAGGTGCTCTGA
- the rplX gene encoding 50S ribosomal protein L24 has protein sequence MMSKVHVKKGDTVVVLSGKEGLRGKTGKVKAVMPKEGMVVVEGLNLIKRAVRPNPRNPQGGFIESEAPIHASKVMPICPSCEKPTRIRKRVLPDGTKARVCAKCDGVLDTK, from the coding sequence ATAATGTCCAAGGTACACGTCAAAAAAGGGGATACCGTAGTGGTTCTTTCCGGCAAGGAAGGACTGCGTGGTAAGACCGGCAAAGTCAAGGCCGTCATGCCCAAGGAGGGTATGGTGGTGGTAGAGGGGTTGAACCTGATTAAACGCGCGGTGCGCCCCAACCCCCGCAACCCCCAGGGGGGCTTTATCGAGAGTGAAGCGCCGATCCATGCTTCGAAAGTCATGCCGATCTGCCCGAGCTGCGAAAAGCCGACCCGTATCCGCAAGAGGGTGCTACCCGACGGTACCAAGGCACGTGTCTGCGCCAAGTGTGATGGCGTGCTGGATACCAAATAA
- the rplE gene encoding 50S ribosomal protein L5 — MPLEVALKKRYAEEIRPELMKRFGYTNIMAVPRLVKIVVNQGLGEAKEDSRILEKAGKELAVITGQQPAITRAKKSISNFKLRQGMPIGLRVTLRGDRMWIFAEKLIHIALPRIRDFRGVNPGAFDGRGNYNLGLREQAIFPEITFDMVDTVRGMDIAVVTTAKTDEEAKALLELLGFPFRK, encoded by the coding sequence ATGCCTTTAGAAGTTGCCCTCAAGAAACGCTATGCCGAAGAGATTCGTCCTGAGCTGATGAAGCGCTTTGGCTACACCAACATCATGGCAGTGCCCCGCCTGGTCAAAATCGTGGTGAACCAGGGGTTGGGTGAGGCTAAGGAAGATAGCCGCATCCTGGAGAAGGCGGGCAAAGAACTGGCCGTCATCACGGGTCAACAGCCCGCTATCACCCGCGCCAAGAAGTCCATCTCTAACTTCAAGCTGCGCCAGGGGATGCCCATCGGTCTGCGAGTCACGCTGCGCGGTGACCGGATGTGGATATTCGCCGAGAAGCTCATCCACATTGCGCTCCCCCGTATCCGCGACTTCCGCGGGGTTAATCCGGGTGCTTTTGATGGTCGCGGTAACTACAACTTGGGCCTGCGTGAGCAGGCTATCTTCCCTGAAATCACCTTTGATATGGTAGACACGGTGCGGGGGATGGATATTGCAGTAGTCACCACGGCCAAGACCGATGAGGAGGCCAAGGCCCTGCTGGAGCTTCTAGGGTTCCCGTTCCGGAAATAA
- the rpsN gene encoding 30S ribosomal protein S14, whose protein sequence is MAKKSQVEKMKRKLKTIAKYAAKRAALKAAGDYAALAELPRDASPTRHKNRCAVTGRSKAYLRYFGISRLQFREMAHKGQLPGVKKASW, encoded by the coding sequence ATGGCTAAGAAATCCCAGGTCGAGAAGATGAAGCGCAAGCTGAAAACCATCGCCAAGTATGCGGCCAAGCGGGCGGCCCTCAAAGCAGCGGGCGATTACGCTGCCCTGGCCGAGCTGCCCCGCGATGCCAGCCCGACCCGCCACAAGAACCGCTGCGCGGTGACGGGCCGTTCCAAGGCCTACTTGCGTTACTTTGGCATCTCGCGTCTGCAGTTCCGCGAAATGGCCCACAAAGGTCAGTTGCCGGGTGTCAAGAAAGCCAGCTGGTAA
- the rpsH gene encoding 30S ribosomal protein S8 encodes MLSDPIADMLTRIRNGVQVYKESVDVPASKFKQQIASILVKEGFLKGMEQIEVEGKPYLRLILKYGPRREKVIQHIQRVSRPGRRVYVTAENVPNVRRGLGLAIVSTSKGLLPDREARKLGVGGEVICEVW; translated from the coding sequence ATGCTCAGTGATCCAATTGCCGATATGCTGACCCGGATTCGCAACGGAGTCCAGGTCTACAAGGAGAGCGTGGATGTGCCTGCTTCCAAGTTCAAGCAGCAGATCGCCAGCATCCTTGTCAAGGAAGGTTTTCTCAAGGGGATGGAACAGATTGAGGTTGAGGGCAAGCCCTACCTCCGCCTGATCCTCAAGTATGGCCCCCGCCGCGAGAAGGTAATCCAGCACATCCAGCGGGTGAGCCGCCCGGGCCGCCGGGTATACGTGACCGCCGAGAATGTGCCCAATGTGCGTCGTGGGCTAGGGTTGGCGATTGTCTCGACCTCCAAAGGGCTGTTGCCCGACCGCGAAGCCCGCAAGCTCGGCGTGGGCGGCGAAGTAATCTGCGAGGTGTGGTAA
- the rplF gene encoding 50S ribosomal protein L6, with product MSRIGKQPITLPKGVTVEVSSGLVKVKGAKGELTVPVHPDLIVKNENGAVTVSRPSDSRMHRSLHGLTRTLIANAVQGVSAGYVKEMVISGTGYRAAMQGKNLELTVGHSHKDIVAPPAGITFEVPEPTKIRVVGIDKQLVGQVAANVRSIRPPDAYHAKGIRYADEVIKTKPGKTAGK from the coding sequence ATGTCTCGAATTGGAAAACAACCCATCACCTTGCCCAAGGGTGTGACCGTGGAGGTCTCTAGTGGGCTGGTAAAGGTCAAGGGGGCCAAGGGTGAGCTGACCGTGCCGGTTCACCCCGACCTGATCGTCAAAAACGAAAATGGCGCCGTTACCGTAAGCCGGCCCTCGGATAGCCGTATGCACCGGAGCCTGCACGGTTTAACCCGCACCCTGATTGCCAATGCTGTGCAGGGGGTTTCGGCGGGTTACGTGAAGGAAATGGTAATTAGCGGTACGGGTTATCGTGCGGCCATGCAGGGAAAGAACCTCGAGCTCACCGTGGGGCATAGCCATAAAGACATTGTCGCCCCGCCTGCCGGCATCACCTTCGAGGTGCCCGAACCCACCAAAATCCGAGTTGTGGGCATTGATAAGCAACTGGTAGGACAGGTGGCTGCGAATGTGCGTTCGATTCGCCCCCCCGATGCCTACCACGCCAAGGGCATTCGTTACGCCGACGAGGTAATCAAGACCAAGCCTGGCAAGACTGCGGGCAAATAG
- the rplR gene encoding 50S ribosomal protein L18, translating to MARLSTEDRRKFRVRNAVKASGRLRLSVHRSLKHIYAQIIDDSKGETLAAASSKSLKLSGNKTEVARKVGVAIAEAAKAKGIAQVVFDRGPFKYHGRVKALAEGAREGGLEF from the coding sequence GTGGCTCGTTTGTCCACTGAAGACCGCCGCAAGTTCCGGGTACGCAACGCTGTCAAAGCCTCGGGCCGTCTGCGCCTCAGCGTTCACCGCAGCTTGAAGCACATCTACGCACAAATCATTGACGACAGTAAAGGGGAGACCCTGGCCGCCGCCTCGAGCAAATCCCTCAAGCTTTCGGGCAACAAGACCGAGGTCGCCCGGAAAGTGGGCGTTGCCATCGCCGAAGCAGCCAAGGCCAAGGGGATTGCTCAGGTGGTTTTTGACCGGGGTCCGTTCAAGTACCATGGGCGCGTCAAGGCGCTGGCCGAAGGTGCGCGCGAAGGGGGACTGGAGTTCTAG
- the rpsE gene encoding 30S ribosomal protein S5 has translation MPETDFEEKMIFVRRTSKTYQGGRRFRFGALVAVGDRQGRVGLGLGKAKEVPMAVQKANNYAKRDMVEVPLHNGTIPHEISVTWGSSTILLRPAAPGTGVIAGQVPRAILELAGITDILTKELGSRNAVNIAYATMEALRQLQTWDDVKRLRKAPAKPEEVV, from the coding sequence ATGCCTGAAACCGATTTTGAAGAAAAGATGATTTTTGTGCGCCGTACCTCCAAAACCTACCAGGGGGGTCGTCGCTTCCGCTTTGGGGCTTTGGTGGCGGTTGGAGACCGGCAAGGCCGGGTTGGCCTGGGCCTGGGTAAGGCCAAAGAAGTCCCGATGGCGGTGCAAAAAGCCAACAACTATGCCAAACGCGATATGGTCGAGGTGCCCTTGCACAACGGCACCATTCCCCACGAAATCAGCGTGACCTGGGGGTCTTCGACCATTCTGCTGCGCCCTGCAGCGCCGGGTACGGGCGTAATCGCAGGCCAGGTGCCCCGCGCCATCCTCGAGCTGGCCGGCATTACCGACATCCTGACCAAGGAGCTGGGCTCCCGCAATGCGGTCAACATTGCCTATGCCACCATGGAAGCCCTGCGCCAGCTCCAGACCTGGGACGATGTTAAGCGTCTTCGCAAAGCCCCGGCCAAGCCGGAGGAGGTGGTCTGA
- the rpmD gene encoding 50S ribosomal protein L30, whose protein sequence is MATVKVRLVKSPIGYPKDQKAALKVLGLTKMNRVREVQDNPAMRGQIRKVAHLVEVLE, encoded by the coding sequence ATGGCTACCGTCAAGGTTCGGCTGGTCAAAAGCCCCATCGGCTATCCAAAAGACCAGAAAGCCGCCCTCAAGGTACTGGGTCTGACCAAGATGAACCGCGTACGTGAAGTGCAGGATAACCCCGCCATGCGCGGTCAGATTCGCAAGGTGGCCCATCTGGTGGAGGTGCTGGAATGA
- the rplO gene encoding 50S ribosomal protein L15 yields the protein MKLTDIRPNEGANKSRKRVGRGPGSGKGKTAGRGHKGQKSRSGGLKNPARFEGGRSTLLMRLPKRGMKGDSHGELKRVEYQVVNLGAIAKHFTSGEVSPEALAKAGLVRPGYPVKVLAQGDASGVKVHAHKFSQAAVEKLKAAGGEAVVLEGA from the coding sequence ATGAAGCTTACCGATATTCGCCCCAACGAGGGGGCTAACAAAAGCCGTAAGCGCGTGGGTCGGGGCCCTGGCTCGGGCAAAGGTAAAACCGCCGGGCGTGGCCACAAAGGTCAGAAATCCCGTTCGGGCGGCCTCAAAAACCCGGCCCGCTTTGAAGGTGGCCGCTCCACCTTGCTGATGCGCCTGCCCAAACGCGGCATGAAAGGCGACTCCCACGGCGAACTCAAGCGGGTGGAATACCAGGTGGTCAACCTTGGCGCCATCGCCAAGCACTTCACTTCCGGTGAAGTAAGCCCCGAAGCCCTGGCAAAGGCGGGCCTGGTGCGCCCTGGCTATCCCGTTAAGGTGCTCGCTCAGGGAGATGCCAGCGGTGTCAAGGTGCATGCCCACAAGTTCTCGCAAGCGGCGGTAGAAAAGCTCAAGGCTGCGGGTGGCGAAGCGGTTGTGCTCGAGGGGGCCTAA
- the secY gene encoding preprotein translocase subunit SecY yields the protein MLAAFRSAIIIPELRKRILFTLLVLALYRLGTFIPTPGVDISKIREFLGTQAGSALGLINLFSGGNFEQFSIFALGIMPYITAAIIMQLLVTVIPALEKLQKEGEEGRRIITQYTRYAGIALGAVQGLFLATAFLGSNNGAFLLPGWEPGFFFYFVVVITQVAGIALLLWMAERITEYGIGNGTSMVIFAGIVASWLPQLGRTFGLVRTGEVNLIALLIFLAFIVLAFAAMAAVQQAERRIPVQYARKQVGRKMFGGQATYIPIKLNAAGVIPIIFAAALLQLPLFITGVFPDSPVAQGVANFFTPNRFPGLLIEVLLIIGFTYVYTAVQFDPRRISENLREYGGFIPGIRPGDPTVKFLEHIVSRLTLWGAIFLGIVAALPTIMQNVTGVTTLAFHFSGISLLIVVGVALDTLRQIEAQLQMRNYEGFLSKGRLRGRTR from the coding sequence ATGCTCGCGGCCTTCCGCTCCGCCATCATCATCCCCGAGCTGCGTAAACGCATTTTGTTTACGCTTCTGGTGCTGGCGTTGTATCGGTTGGGTACCTTCATTCCCACCCCTGGGGTGGACATCAGCAAAATCCGCGAGTTCCTGGGTACGCAGGCGGGTAGCGCGCTGGGTCTCATCAACCTGTTCTCCGGTGGCAACTTCGAGCAGTTCTCGATTTTTGCCCTGGGCATCATGCCCTACATTACCGCCGCCATCATTATGCAGCTTCTGGTCACGGTTATTCCGGCCCTGGAAAAGCTGCAAAAAGAAGGGGAAGAAGGCCGTCGCATCATCACCCAGTACACCCGCTATGCCGGTATTGCCCTGGGGGCGGTACAGGGTTTGTTCCTGGCCACGGCCTTCCTGGGCTCCAACAATGGGGCTTTCTTGCTGCCCGGCTGGGAACCCGGCTTCTTCTTCTACTTTGTGGTGGTCATCACCCAGGTAGCCGGCATTGCCCTGTTGCTCTGGATGGCCGAGCGGATCACCGAGTACGGTATCGGCAATGGCACCAGTATGGTAATTTTTGCCGGCATCGTGGCTTCCTGGCTGCCACAACTGGGCCGCACCTTTGGCCTGGTGCGTACCGGCGAGGTGAACCTGATTGCCCTCCTGATCTTCCTGGCCTTTATCGTGCTGGCTTTTGCGGCGATGGCGGCAGTGCAGCAAGCCGAGCGGCGCATCCCGGTGCAGTACGCCCGCAAGCAGGTAGGCCGCAAGATGTTCGGTGGGCAGGCCACCTACATTCCCATCAAACTCAATGCGGCAGGGGTTATCCCCATTATCTTTGCAGCAGCCCTGCTCCAGCTCCCCCTCTTTATCACCGGGGTATTTCCAGATTCGCCGGTAGCTCAGGGGGTGGCCAACTTCTTCACTCCCAATCGCTTCCCGGGTCTCCTGATCGAAGTGCTCCTCATCATCGGCTTTACCTACGTGTACACCGCCGTGCAGTTCGACCCGCGCCGCATTTCGGAGAACCTGCGTGAGTATGGGGGTTTTATCCCAGGTATTCGCCCTGGCGACCCCACCGTGAAGTTCCTGGAGCACATTGTTTCCCGCCTGACGTTGTGGGGGGCCATCTTCCTGGGCATTGTGGCAGCCCTGCCCACCATCATGCAGAACGTGACGGGCGTGACTACCCTGGCTTTTCACTTCTCGGGCATCAGCCTCTTGATTGTGGTGGGGGTTGCGCTGGACACCTTGCGCCAGATAGAGGCTCAGTTGCAGATGCGCAACTACGAGGGCTTTTTGTCCAAGGGCCGCTTGCGCGGGCGCACGCGCTGA